In Roseomonas fluvialis, one genomic interval encodes:
- a CDS encoding TRAP transporter large permease, with protein sequence MTGFEIGLAMFAAVLVLIALRMPVGVAMLLVGGLGYAAITGWTPLLATLRSMSFSKFSSYTLSVIPLFLLMGDFATKGGLNRALFAAARAWLGHRRGGLGLATIGGCAAFGAICGSSLATAATMSQVALPEMRRHGYSPALATGTLAAGGTLGILIPPSVILVIYAIYTEQSIGVMFIAAVIPGILATLCYMAVVNIYARVVPGAAPPAERIPWRARLRPTLEVWPVILVFVLVVTGMYAGWFSATEGAAVGAAATGVLAVTLGGMRWQGLKESLLSTAETTGLIFIMLLGAELFSAALALSRVPAELSSVIAGLDVPPLAILFAILLIYFILGCFMESMAMVLLTLPIFIPLMLALDFGLTPQQVLVWFGILVLVSVEVGMISPPFGLNLFVINAMAKDVPMGQTYRGVMGFVASDVVRIILLVLAPVLSLWLPGLW encoded by the coding sequence ATGACCGGCTTCGAGATCGGGCTGGCGATGTTCGCCGCCGTGCTGGTGCTGATCGCGCTGCGCATGCCGGTCGGTGTCGCGATGCTGCTGGTGGGGGGCCTGGGCTATGCCGCCATCACGGGCTGGACGCCGCTGCTGGCGACGCTGCGTTCCATGTCGTTCAGCAAGTTCTCCTCCTACACGCTGTCGGTCATTCCGCTGTTCCTGCTGATGGGGGATTTCGCGACCAAGGGCGGGCTGAACCGCGCCCTGTTCGCGGCCGCGCGCGCCTGGCTGGGGCATCGGCGCGGCGGGCTGGGGTTGGCCACCATCGGTGGCTGCGCGGCCTTTGGCGCCATCTGCGGATCCTCGCTCGCGACCGCCGCCACCATGAGCCAGGTGGCGCTGCCGGAGATGCGCCGGCATGGCTATTCACCGGCACTCGCCACCGGCACGCTGGCGGCGGGCGGGACGCTCGGCATCCTGATCCCGCCCTCGGTGATCCTGGTGATCTACGCGATCTACACGGAACAGAGCATCGGCGTGATGTTCATCGCGGCCGTCATCCCCGGCATCCTCGCGACGCTGTGCTACATGGCCGTGGTCAACATCTACGCCCGCGTCGTGCCCGGCGCCGCGCCGCCGGCCGAACGTATCCCGTGGCGCGCGCGCCTGCGCCCGACGCTGGAGGTCTGGCCAGTCATCCTGGTCTTCGTGCTGGTGGTGACCGGGATGTATGCGGGCTGGTTCAGCGCGACCGAGGGTGCCGCCGTGGGCGCGGCCGCGACCGGCGTGCTGGCTGTCACGCTGGGGGGCATGCGCTGGCAGGGGCTGAAGGAGAGCCTGCTGTCGACCGCCGAGACCACCGGCCTGATCTTCATCATGCTGCTGGGGGCGGAATTGTTCAGCGCCGCGCTGGCGCTGTCGCGGGTGCCGGCGGAATTGTCATCGGTGATCGCGGGTCTGGATGTGCCGCCGCTCGCGATCCTGTTCGCCATCCTGCTGATCTACTTCATCCTCGGCTGCTTCATGGAAAGCATGGCGATGGTGCTGCTGACGCTGCCCATCTTCATCCCGCTGATGCTGGCGCTGGATTTCGGGCTGACCCCGCAGCAGGTGCTGGTGTGGTTCGGCATCCTGGTACTGGTCAGCGTCGAGGTGGGGATGATCTCGCCGCCCTTCGGGCTCAACCTGTTCGTCATCAACGCCATGGCGAAGGATGTGCCGATGGGCCAGACCTATCGTGGCGTGATGGGCTTCGTGGCGTCGGACGTCGTGCGCATCATCCTGCTGGTGCTCGCCCCGGTGCTGTCGCTGTGGCTGCCGGGGTTGTGGTGA
- a CDS encoding TRAP transporter small permease has translation MTRLRSVLTALAQAGALVGGVLLLAAVGVTCASVVRGAFGRPILGDSEIVEMSLGVAVALYLPWAEMRGSHVIVDVFTTRLPARGVAWLDAAMRACVALVATVLAVQITDGAWRQWDRERATMFLELPYWWGYAGAAVGLALWTVTAGFVAVERFQDARRPA, from the coding sequence GTGACGCGGCTGCGCTCGGTGCTGACCGCGCTCGCGCAGGCGGGCGCGCTGGTTGGCGGCGTGCTGCTGTTGGCGGCTGTCGGCGTGACCTGCGCATCGGTCGTGCGCGGGGCCTTCGGCCGGCCGATCCTGGGCGATTCGGAAATCGTGGAAATGTCGCTCGGCGTGGCGGTCGCGCTGTACCTGCCCTGGGCGGAGATGCGCGGCAGCCACGTGATCGTCGATGTCTTCACCACGCGGCTGCCGGCACGCGGCGTCGCCTGGCTGGATGCCGCCATGCGCGCCTGCGTGGCGCTGGTCGCGACCGTGCTGGCGGTGCAGATCACCGACGGCGCGTGGCGGCAATGGGACCGGGAGCGCGCGACGATGTTCCTCGAACTGCCCTACTGGTGGGGCTATGCGGGGGCGGCGGTTGGGCTCGCGCTGTGGACCGTCACGGCAGGTTTCGTCGCGGTGGAACGCTTCCAGGACGCGCGGCGGCCCGCATGA